DNA from Toxoplasma gondii ME49 chromosome X, whole genome shotgun sequence:
acatatatatggcACATGTATACCTATATACCCATACACctatatatacctatacttatatatatatatatatatacatatacatatatatatatatatatatatatgagtgaGGCCACTTGTAAAACAACGCGTTCTGGTGTGTTTTGGGGTTCGAAAAAAAGGTCTGCTTTCGCTCACCCTTTCGCGATACATCGCAGCATACGGCGGGcgccgcatgcgcctctGAAAACCGCGAAGGTTCACCTTGATGTCCCTCTGAAAGTtctgctgcgcatgcagctgcctGGTATCCCACAGGATGTCCCTCCCCAGCAGGGCCGTCCAGCCGTAACACCCACGGCTGGCGTTCTccgacgagagcgacgagcgaacgaggaaacgcaggggccgcccgcgacgcagagtCTTCCTCTGCAAAGCGATACACAAataaaaagaaaaacgcgaccACGGCGAGTTACACACACATCCACAGGAAGACACCGACAACATGCGCGAGAGCAAGACACAGCAAGACAGAACTGCAGGCACTCACTGACGCCAAGTAGAGGGAAATTCACATGCGTTCACAGACAgttatataaatatatatataaatatatatatataaatatatatatatatataaatatatatatatatatatatatcgatgtAGATGTATGTGAATGCGTGGAAAGACGATCACATGCAAGGAGAAATGTAGAGACCTGAACTCTCACGCGCGTCCACACGAAGAAATGTGAGAAAGTGTGTCTGAACGCGTTGGACTGTGGCCTCGACAGTTTGATGGACCCGTTTCAGTTGTTTTACACGCGACCATTGTCCGTCTCCCTTTCATCTTGATTTGGATGCGCAGTAGAGTTCCTCGGGAGtgcgttttcgtctcgaAAAGGAATCGGAAACTTTCGAATCGCCCTGAAAGAAACATCTCCTCAGAAGCTGACGCCCTTCACCAGGTCTTCAACTCAGGGCCGCCTTCTGTGTCCGTAAATAGGACATATCGTTAAACATAAaagtacatatatatatatatataaatatgtataaatatgcacaattttatataaatatgaataaatatatatgcctgCGAAGAAACGTCTGAAAGTAGATGTATGTGTCTTCGTGTATGCACATAATGTTTGTGGTGTTTTCAGATGTGGACAGAAATTGCATCGCGCCTTTTTGACTTCACCTTGGACGtctccgcgttttctttttccccgTCCAGAGAGTTGCGCCTCGCCGAGTGCAGAGGCCCGCCGGGCAGAGCAGCAGGgacaggcgcatgcaggcggtTCCGGAAGGAACTTGATGCCGAGAATGCCGTCCATTCTGCCGATAAAGAAGGTGGGCTTGAGAGCGAGCTCCGGTTTCCCTTTcgcggacgagaagaagagcgcgagaggaaggcaggcCGCGGCGCCAGACTCCTGCACCGCGAGCAGATGCGGCGACCCGCGGCGCGGAAGCAGCACAAGGCTGCGGACGACGGCGTTAAAGTCCTCCAGTTGCTTCTGCGGTGACtgggaaggagacgcgagagaggcggcgacggaGGCAGCGCTCCGAGTGGGGAGGTCAATGctctgcagagagggagagggagagggagagggagagggagaggaatAAGGAGACCAGAGGAAGATCACGAGGtcgcgcgcgcgagagggagaaacggagaaagacgaccTCGCCAAAGTCCAGAGACAggcacaagagagaggaaaaatgAAAGGGGAGGGAAGTGCCTGTCGATGACAAACGCACCTTCACACACTTTTTGTCAAAAGGAAGAGGCCACTGGGAGCTGCGGCTACATTGCGTCCGGTATCACTTCGCAGATTGACCTATCCATTTTCAAATActcttttctgtgcatgcacctataaatacatatatatatatatatatatatgtatatgtatgcatgaGGGATAGCCTCAGTATATTTGCCCAGAACGCACGTGTGGGGTTCTACACTTTCTTGGCTTTCTCTTTCGATTCCGACTCTGTCGTATCTCCGATACTTCGGGAAGCAGCAGACCCGTCTGCATGTGACCTGTCTgacgagaagagggagcGAAGCACAAGACTTGCGCTCCTAGATTTCTCTCGTCACGCGTACCCGAATGAGCTTGCGttgctgaagagagaagacgaagagcgttccttgttctcctccgACAACGAGCACACCCGCAGGTTCCTGTTTGTCTCCGGCCCTAGGCTCTCGCGCGACCCCCGGCGcgctggggtgtacgtacaccatGGCGGTGACGAGTTCGGAGGTGGGGAGCTGGAAGGCAGGCGCCaggtctgtctctgccttgctccgttccttcttctgcttgtctcttcgctggcTGAGTTCCGCGGCGGTCGCCTCCAGATCGCCGGCGTTCTCCGACAAGCTGTGCAAGTTCCAGAAGTTGAGGAGGCGGTCTCCTCCCGCAGACACAAGCATGCCCGCCGCTCGCGACTGTCGCGCGTCCTCTCCAGCTGCGAAGCACAGACTGTTGATCGCAGACATGTGATCGGCGAGTGGATGCACAGTCGCGCGAGGAGTCGAGGGCGCCGGGCGCCcggcagcgacgcagagagacgacaaGACGAAGGCGCACAGGTCGACGAGTCTGAGGCTTCCGCGCTCGCCGCCGAAAGccaggaggagacgcgagggaTGAAATCTGCGAAGCAAGGCAATGTGGTAACATGCAGAAGGTGTGAGAGATCAGGAAGTCCCCGACAAGACACactgcgaaagagagaacggagacacacgaAGCACGAGCAGATCTGGGAGACACGGCCGTGtattctcctcttcgttcttggCATTCGACTCTTCGTTTCTCAAAGTCCACGAAAGCAGCGAACAGACGGAATCAACAGGCAACGCGGCGTCCTCGTAAAACGTTTCATCTTCAGAGCCCTCAAAGCAGTCAACGCGCttgttctcgttttcttctctacGCACGCAGACatgtctccccttcctctcgcagAAAGGTCAAGCTGTGAGGTTTCTGAACCCCAcacctcgcctctctccaccgtctcTTGCGCTGTTCCTCCTCGCCGTTTCGCTCTCTATGGAAAGCAGTTCGTGTGTTGTCTCACTTCAGTGCGCTGACAGCCTCTCCACTGAGTCTGTCGACGAAGCAGCGCTGGACGACCTGCAGCTGCGTAAGGCGTCCGTCCTGTTCGCTTTCggacttctttcttccctcgaaGAAGATGAGCAAGTGACATTCGACGGCGCCGTCTGCGCAGCCGATCGccaagcagcgacagagggcCTTCCGTCCTttagacagaagaaacggcgcCTCAAAGGGAGGGGACAAGGCGATCAAGCGCGCGACTGCGCTGGAGCTCTGAGAGGCAACAgcagacacaggagagaacgcatgcaaaaacggagagaaaagagacaccgagagcTCGACAAACAGGCGAAGTTTCAAAGAGCGCGACACGGGCAGGGTCTCGGATGAAGAAacaggggagaaaggagcagggctgcagagaagaaaacgaaaagagagcgagagaagataaaaccagacagacgaaggggaAGCGCCAAAACAGGGAAGATGCGAAAGAtagagaagacagaacaagGGAGatgagagcgagaagagagacagaaacaaagagaggcagCTAAGCGGTACGCCAATGCTTGTCAAGActccgagaaagagagaacaagaattCCTCTCTCAGTTTTTATAACGCGAGCACGTAGGTGGGCAGCGAGCTGCAAtcagagacgaaacagccCCATCAAAAGAAGAGGTGGACAGGAATCAACGAAACGAAATCAGGGGACAGttcaggaagagacagagatctCCAGACAAACTCGAAAACACGCACCTTCCACTTTACGAGTTCCTCCATCCTTAACCACGCCCCCGatccgttttctccgttcaagacaaaaggcgaggaaggctcgtcttccttcccttttccttttctctgctgcatcgcgcggagaagctgcaggcctcgcgacgcctccgccgcgtcgtcgtcttcttcggggGTCGCTTCCTGGCGCTtcggctgtacgtacacccggaAGCAGCGCACAAGGCCTGTGCTCGCTCCCGCAGTAACGAGAAAGCCGTCTTTGTGCGTCgcagaggagggagaagaagcagaaggcaaagagaggTCGCACGCAGCAAAGGCTGCGAGGCcctcctccacttcttcgtCGACGAGCTGCTGGGGTGCGGCGAATGGACTCCGCAAGAAGGCCGGCGCAGTCACCTGCCCCTCTTCGTCAGGTGTAGGTACAACGCCCGAAGCTTCCGTCGAGGCCTCCGCCTCATTTGTCTCGTCGGCTGAACGGGCGGCGGCGTCCaacgcgacagcgaagagagagccgccagagagagagaagagaacttgtgtttcttctctctctggagaagagacagcgttTGGGGTGGAAAGCGACactgaggagacagttgcGGAGTTGCCGCAGAAGGACTggagcagcagccgcggctgcCACGTTGTCGACAACTCAGCCATCAGGACaacacacagaagagaaaaagagaagagaaaaagagaagagaaaaagagaagcgaaaaagagaagcgaaaaagagaaaaggggaagaagaagagagaagacgagaagaagagaagcaggaggtGCACAGGAAGGACAGCGATTCGTTAAAGAGATTACGATaggagggaggaaagggagaggagagagaagaacagacgaggaaggcaagcagcgagacgaaggagacgaggaattCAGAACGAATGCTGAAGGCGACAGGCAGAGCACCTTGAAAACGCATGGGCGTCTCTTCACCAgactgtacgtacaccagGGGCCTCCATTGTgttgtttcgttttccgaCTCCTTTTGCCTCATCCGTGAATTCAGGAACGTGGAAAAACTCTCTCGAAAAAACTCCGGCCGTCCTGcgctgcgtgtctctctggcGCTGAAGCATCTTTTGCAATCCCCacaaggaggaaagagaggggagactcTGTTGTCTTCCtacgcgcagagagagaagagaaaaagataTTGAGCAACTGTTGACGTAACGCGAAAAGTCAACACGACGAGTCGGTCGCTCGCGGTCTCCTCAAACAAAGAacgacttcttctccagtgagTCGCACAGCCTGAACGAGGAGGAAatcgcagagaggagaaacgcttctGCGACGAGACCGAGCCGGAAAGAAGCGTACGACGGCGAGAGACTTTCTCCAGGGAAGAATAGGTTGTAACTGGTaaaaaactcgagaaaacCGGCAGAGCAGAATGTggggcgaggaagaaagtcgtcgagcgcatgcgcatgcactttgAGGTCGCGATCTTCGCAGTCTCTTTGATTTTTCCTCCGGCCTCTTTGCTGCGAGTGGAAGAACTCGCGCGTTCACACTTCGAattgcctttctctgcgtctccgtcttcgtctttttcctgctttcCATTTATCTTGTCGGCCGaactgcttcttctgcgcggCCTCGAGCTTCGGCGGAAACTTCCGAACGCCACAAGGCCTGAACGCCGAGTCGtcaagaagcgaagacgctcgcctctgcctctgggCAGTCAGGAACAGCCGCAGCCGCAACGCAGgtaggaagaagaagaaaggaggaagaaagaagaaaaggaaagaaggaagaaaaggaaaggaggaagaaaaggaagggaggaagaaaaggaaaggaggaagaaaaggaagggaggaagaaaaggaacgaaggaagaaaaggaaaggaggaagaaaaggaagggagaaagaaaaggaaaggaggaagaaaaggaagggaggaagaaaaggaaagaaggaagaaaaggaaaggaggaagaaaaggaagggagGCGAGGCCGAAGACTCAGACGACGGTGTCGAGGTCTTCTGCTAATCTGAAAACTTCTGTGAGAAGCCTCGAATGTACAGGCAGCGCATGAGTAAGAGAAGGCTGGAGAGGGGATTACCGTTCGCGACTTTTTCCACCAACATGTGCAGGGAACGCGCTCCAGATAAAGAGCACTCCTGGAAAAGTTTGAGGGAACTCGCTAGAAATCCGAA
Protein-coding regions in this window:
- a CDS encoding WD domain, G-beta repeat-containing protein (encoded by transcript TGME49_214200) — its product is MAELSTTWQPRLLLQSFCGNSATVSSVSLSTPNAVSSPEREETQVLFSLSGGSLFAVALDAAARSADETNEAEASTEASGVVPTPDEEGQVTAPAFLRSPFAAPQQLVDEEVEEGLAAFAACDLSLPSASSPSSATHKDGFLVTAGASTGLVRCFRVYVQPKRQEATPEEDDDAAEASRGLQLLRAMQQRKGKGKEDEPSSPFVLNGENGSGAWLRMEELVKWKSSSAVARLIALSPPFEAPFLLSKGRKALCRCLAIGCADGAVECHLLIFFEGRKKSESEQDGRLTQLQVVQRCFVDRLSGEAVSALKFHPSRLLLAFGGERGSLRLVDLCAFVLSSLCVAAGRPAPSTPRATVHPLADHMSAINSLCFAAGEDARQSRAAGMLVSAGGDRLLNFWNLHSLSENAGDLEATAAELSQRRDKQKKERSKAETDLAPAFQLPTSELVTAMVYVHPSAPGVAREPRAGDKQEPAGVLVVGGEQGTLFVFSLQQRKLIRSIDLPTRSAASVAASLASPSQSPQKQLEDFNAVVRSLVLLPRRGSPHLLAVQESGAAACLPLALFFSSAKGKPELALKPTFFIGRMDGILGIKFLPEPPACACPCCSARRASALGEAQLSGRGKRKRGDVQEEDSASRAAPAFPRSLVALVGERQPWVLRLDGPAGEGHPVGYQAAACAAELSEGHQGEPSRFSEAHAAPAVCCDVSRKGCWVLSGASDGSLAVWHAATGRCLAQVPPGHHGGAINAVAFQQKEWLRPSPLFKKSMREGVLAASGRKEKKESSDLSVPLCACDCRGINASTPHALLFAAASSGDHAVKVWKAEISPSFLSGKVRGDDEPGASGKKKKTTDTGHSQILVTSLASVVAHRKEINDVKISPNDALLCTVSQDKTGKLFSFPSLVYVGELRGHSRSIFACAFPKREKIVATASADSTVKLWNVDTCACIKTFQSTVGGGVLALGFLSRDTQLVTGTSEGLLQLWNCRTAECVGSLPSVHEENKIWCLDVCGPAMVTGGSGGQLCLWEDVTNLVRHKAELAQQRETQQLAALKLLAAEGRGDEVFSLLLRLRRRAGMREFLENQCGKILLQAFQRGLELQRRIALYSGQPLARSGSDQDASASTFGRLSAFLESLEEERVAAREDEDDRRGGQESKAELGASKKRKGEKKVKGEETEAGVRGRPDAPLRSAWLRDLNGDLSLPQLLRKMKKKDVATLLEFAAAWNTNSHTSWLAQGLVRLLLEARGEDIFEGAEKAGRNVSDVENVISSFCAYTARHDRRLTALIEKTFLLDLLQGCESGDTRDLGDRWSGETRREPHREKTLDPRDATTFTRLCLYGDESEQTEMSQGKKTKNEPKRDSDERSTQEEEEEEEGEGEEEEEEEEEEEEEEEEEEEAEEEEEADA